In a genomic window of Punica granatum isolate Tunisia-2019 chromosome 6, ASM765513v2, whole genome shotgun sequence:
- the LOC116211993 gene encoding uncharacterized protein LOC116211993, translating to MGSINRWLRPEVYPLFAAVGVAVGICGMQLVRNICTNPEVRVTKENRAAGVLDNFEEGEKYSQHVVRKYVRNKQPQIMPSINNFFSDPK from the exons ATGGGATCCATCAATAGATGGCTGAGGCCCGAG GTGTATCCGCTGTTTGCAGCAGTTGGCGTTGCTGTTGGTATCTGCGGGATGCAGCTTGTGAGGAATATCTGCACCAACCCAGAAGTGAG GGTCACTAAAGAGAACAGAGCTGCCGGAGTTCTCGATAACTTTGAGGAAGGTGAGAAGTACTCACAGCACGTTGTCAGGAAGTACGTCCGCAACAAGCAACCTCAGATCATGCCGTCCATTAACAACTTCTTCTCCGACCCAAAATAA
- the LOC116211992 gene encoding glyceraldehyde-3-phosphate dehydrogenase, cytosolic-like, with protein sequence MCCGLSNQRLAYAGFNEEEPAAPIAFVFAKKESKSPLVLPESGIPLYKPLAICSLTTSLFHLLISDSSHPSLLLAESLSPSSALVMGKVKIGINGFGRIGRLVARVALQRDDVELVAVNDPFITTDYMTYMFKYDSVHGQWKHHELKVKDSKTILFSGKPVTVFGIRNPEEIPWAETGAEFIVESTGVFTDKDKAAAHLKGGAKKVVISAPSKDAPMFVVGVNEKDYKPNLDVVSNASCTTNCLAPLAKVIHDRFGIVEGLMSTIHSITATQKTVDGPSMKDWRGGRAASFNIIPSSTGAAKAVGKVLPALNGKLTGMSFRVPTVDVSVVDLTVRLEKPATYEEIKAAIKEESEGKLKGILGYTEDDVVSTDFVGDSRSSIFDAKAGIALSKQFVKLVSWYDNEWGYSSRVIDLIVHMASVKGCC encoded by the exons ATGTGTTGTGGTTTATCGAATCAGCGGCTGGCTTACGCAGGGTTTAACGAGGAAGAACCAGCGGCCCCAATTGCTTTCGTCTTCGCCAAGAAAGAAAGCAAGAGCCCACTGGTTCTTCCAGAATCAGGTATCCCTTTATATAAACCCCTCGCCATTTGTTCCCTCACCACATCACTCTTCCATCTGCTCATCTCTGATTCCTCACACCCCTCTCTGCTTCTTGCTGAATCTCTGTCACCAAGCTCAGCTCTTGTCATGG GGAAGGTTAAGATCGGTATCAATG GTTTCGGGAGGATCGGTCGTTTGGTTGCAAGGGTTGCTCTTCAGAGGGATGATGTTGAGCTTGTTGCTGTTAATGATCCCTTCATTACCACCGACTACATG ACATACATGTTCAAGTATGACAGTGTCCACGGCCAGTGGAAGCACCACGAGTTGAAGGTCAAGGATTCCAAGACCATTCTCTTCAGTGGGAAGCCAGTCACTGTTTTCGGCATCAG GAACCCTGAGGAGATTCCATGGGCTGAGACCGGTGCCGAGTTCATTGTGGAGTCTACTGGTGTCTTCACTGACAAGGACAAGGCTGCTGCTCACTTGAAG GGTGGAGCAAAGAAGGTTGTCATTTCTGCTCCTAGCAAGGATGCACCCATGTTTGTTGTGGGTGTCAACGAGAAGGATTACAAACCCAATCTCGATGTTGTTTCCAATGCTAGCTGCACCACCAACTGCCTCGCTCCTCTTGCAAAG GTTATCCATGACAGGTTTGGAATTGTTGAGGGTCTTATGTCCACCATACACTCCATTACTG CTACACAGAAGACTGTTGATGGTCCATCAATGAAGGACTGGAGAGGTGGAAGGGCTGCTTCCTTTAACATCATCCCCAGCAGCACTGGCGCTGCTAAG GCTGTTGGAAAGGTCCTCCCAGCACTCAATGGCAAGCTAACTGGAATGTCCTTCCGAGTTCCCACAGTTGATGTGTCAGTTGTGGACCTCACTGTTAGGCTCGAGAAGCCAGCAACTTATGAGGAGATCAAAGCTGCCATCAA GGAGGAGTCCGAGGGCAAACTGAAGGGCATTCTCGGGTACACTGAAGACGATGTCGTCTCCACTGACTTTGTTGGTGATAGCAG GTCCAGCATCTTCGATGCCAAAGCAGGAATTGCCTTGAGCAAGCAGTTTGTGAAATTGGTCTCGTGGTATGACAATGAGTGGGGCTACAG CTCTCGTGTTATTGACTTGATCGTCCACATGGCCTCGGTGAAAGGTTGTTGCTGA
- the LOC116211991 gene encoding pentatricopeptide repeat-containing protein At3g04130, mitochondrial-like, with the protein MHVGLLKKEQIFKLSRIYTQMGSAMILILRHSLTRTRFPRALSRNPSAHFTSGALPHAPVEPYRHAGGSRDRQFREESVNKDLHIVVSKVRVGSSEDEVCRNLIDDGACESVELSHGLVGKLLHRFRDDWKSALGVFRWAESRSSFCHVPEAYDAIVDILGKSKQMERMRGMLDEMRKRGAVSLNTVSKVMRRFAGAGFWRDAVRLFDELENLGLEKNIETMNLLLDTLCKEGKVEQAREIFLALKPHIPPDAYTFNIFIHGWCKLDRVDEALWTIQEMKGHGTQPCVISYSIIIHCYCRLHDFVKVYELFDKMHGQGCPPNIVTYSTVMNYLAKAERYDEALQIRERMKSVGCRLDSLFYNSLIHVLGRAGRLEDAAYVFRVEMPENGVSWNTSTYNTMVSMFCHHGQVREALSLLDEMDSFGNCKPDAQTYHPLLKSCFKSGKTDSLLSELLDHMVNKNHISLDLSAYSLLIHGLCRANKCDWAYLLFEEMVGQDIVPRQQTCRLLLEEVKERNMYDAAERIEGLMMKLKSTKQTTIHTEI; encoded by the coding sequence ATGCACGTCGGCTTGTTGAAAAAGGAACAAATTTTCAAGCTTTCGCGAATCTATACCCAGATGGGAAGCGCTATGATCCTCATCCTCCGACACAGCCTCACTCGTACTCGGTTCCCTCGCGCACTGTCGAGAAACCCTAGCGCTCATTTCACCTCGGGGGCTCTTCCCCATGCTCCGGTCGAGCCCTACCGCCATGCTGGGGGAAGCAGAGACCGTCAGTTCCGGGAAGAATCTGTGAACAAGGATCTACACATCGTCGTGTCGAAGGTCCGGGTCGGCAGCAGCGAGGACGAGGTCTGTAGGAATCTGATCGATGATGGGGCTTGTGAAAGTGTGGAGCTTTCCCATGGCCTCGTAGGGAAGCTGCTCCACCGGTTTCGGGATGACTGGAAATCGGCATTGGGTGTGTTCCGATGGGCTGAATCGCGTTCGAGCTTCTGTCACGTCCCGGAAGCGTACGATGCGATTGTCGACATACTGGGAAAGAGCAAGCAGATGGAGAGAATGAGGGGAATGTTAGATGAGATGCGAAAACGCGGTGCTGTGAGTCTTAACACAGTGAGCAAGGTCATGAGAAGGTTTGCTGGTGCTGGATTTTGGAGGGATGCCGTCCGGTTATTCGATGAGCTGGAGAATCTCGGGTTGGAGAAGAACATCGAGACGATGAACTTGTTGCTTGATACGCTCTGCAAGGAGGGCAAGGTCGAGCAGGCTCGCGAGATATTCTTGGCACTTAAGCCTCATATCCCCCCAGATGCTTACACATTTAACATATTCATCCATGGATGGTGCAAGCTCGATCGGGTAGATGAGGCTCTATGGACAATCCAAGAGATGAAGGGGCATGGTACCCAGCCCTGCGTGATCAGCTACTCCATCATAATCCACTGTTATTGCCGCCTGCACGACTTCGTTAAAGTCTATGAATTGTTCGACAAAATGCACGGCCAAGGGTGCCCCCCAAACATCGTCACTTACTCGACGGTCATGAATTATCTCGCCAAGGCGGAGAGGTACGACGAGGCACTGCAGATACGCGAGAGAATGAAATCAGTCGGGTGCAGACTCGACTCACTGTTCTATAACTCATTGATTCATGTCCTGGGAAGAGCAGGGCGGTTGGAAGATGCTGCGTATGTCTTCAGAGTGGAGATGCCCGAAAATGGGGTTTCCTGGAACACGTCTACGTACAATACCATGGTCTCTATGTTCTGTCACCATGGACAGGTACGGGAGGCCCTGAGTCTCCTCGACGAAATGGACAGCTTTGGTAATTGCAAGCCCGACGCTCAGACGTACCATCCCCTGCTCAAGTCTTGCTTTAAGAGCGGGAAGACGGACAGTCTCTTGAGCGAATTGCTGGACCACATGGTTAACAAGAACCATATTAGTCTCGACCTGTCAGCCTACAGTCTCTTGATTCATGGGCTCTGCAGGGCGAACAAGTGCGACTGGGCTTACCTCTTGTTCGAGGAGATGGTCGGCCAGGACATCGTCCCGAGGCAGCAGACGTGCCGCCTGCTGCTGGAGGAAGTGAAGGAGAGGAACATGTACGATGCTGCTGAGAGAATCGAAGGCCTGATGATGAAACTAAAGTCCACAAAACAAACAACTATACATACAGAGATATAG
- the LOC116211279 gene encoding ankyrin repeat and sterile alpha motif domain-containing protein 1B-like, whose translation MPPEYFPLRWESTGDQWWYASPIDWAAANGLYNIVRELLHLDTNLLIKLTSLRRIRRLETVWDDEAQFEDVARCRSKVAQRLLLESETKTGPNSLIRAGYGGWLLYTAASARDIHFVKKLLDRDPLLVFGEGEYGVTDMLYAASRSKNSEVFRLLFDFALFPCSIGGGDADKGEQGGGDGSSGFKSEMMNRAVHAAARGGNVEILRELLGECSNVLMYRDLQGSTLLHSASGRGQVEVVKYLILSFDNIAARDDQGNTALHVAAYRGYLSVVEVLIHSSPSLASIENNHGDTFLHLAVAGFRTPGFRRVDRQIELMKQLVGGKIIAMDDIINIRNKDGRTALHVAVSENIQTILVELLMTVRYINLNIRDNNNMTPLDLLRQRPRSASSEILIKQLISAGGISNCRDTQARSALLSHLKEGLGGSPGTSFLIPDAEIFLYTGIESTLDSRYDSPSVEHSRCLSEVSEINSCNSFGNYKISGSKKSVSSRLKFLFQWPRQRKDRRSPKSELGDDDNDPLDQSINASRNLGDFPIPLRQQYAKQSSLSNNKRVMSYQNSFPSPYTRKKFTTGLMHGVIQPRLHYMSADSHLSSYSGSPVSSPMASADKRKNADIRQSYSGNLEMNRKQGSFNKKLMNQYLCFGAQSLAVESSASVH comes from the exons ATGCCGCCGGAGTACTTCCCTCTCCGGTGGGAGAGCACCGGGGACCAGTGGTGGTACGCGTCCCCGATCGACTGGGCCGCAGCGAATGGCCTGTACAACATAGTCAGGGAGCTCCTCCACCTGGACACCAACCTCCTCATCAAGCTCACCTCCCTCCGCAGAATCCGACGCCTCGAGACCGTGTGGGATGACGAGGCCCAGTTCGAGGACGTGGCGAGGTGCCGATCCAAGGTGGCCCAGAGGCTCCTCCTTGAGAGCGAGACCAAGACAGGCCCCAACTCCCTTATTAGAGCGGGATACGGAGGCTGGCTCCTCTACACGGCCGCCTCGGCCAGGGATATCCATTTTGTGAAGAAGCTGCTGGATAGAGACCCTCTGCTGGTGTTTGGGGAAGGGGAGTATGGTGTAACTGACATGCTGTATGCTGCTTCTAGGAGCAAGAACTCGGAGGTCTTCAGGCTGCTCTTTGATTTTGCTTTGTTCCCTTGTTCTATTGGTGGAGGAGACGCGGATAAAGGAGAGCAGGGTGGTGGTGATGGCAGTTCGGGCTTTAAGTCGGAGATGATGAACCGGGCGGTCCATGCTGCGGCTAGAGGAGGGAATGTGGAGATCTTGAGGGAGCTTCTTGGGGAATGCTCCAACGTGTTGATGTATCGAGATTTGCAGGGTTCTACTCTCTTGCACTCAGCCTCTGGAAGAGGGCAGGTTGAG GTTGTGAAATATCTTATATTGTCCTTCGATAATATCGCTGCAAGAGATGATCAAGGCAATACAGCATTACACGTGGCGGCTTACAGGGGCTACTTAAGTGTCGTGGAGGTTCTGATCCACTCCTCTCCGTCCCTAGCCTCTATAGAGAACAACCACGGAGACACCTTCCTTCATCTTGCTGTGGCTGGTTTCCGAACCCCTGGCTTCCGGAGGGTGGACCGTCAGATTGAGCTCATGAAGCAGCTAGTCGGTGGTAAAATCATAGCTATGGACGACATCATCAACATCAGGAACAAGGACGGGAGGACGGCTCTTCATGTGGCCGTGTCTGAGAACATTCAGACGATTCTCGTGGAGCTGCTGATGACTGTGAGATATATCAACCTGAACATTCGTGATAACAACAACATGACCCCACTGGATCTCCTAAGACAAAGGCCAAGATCTGCTTCTTCTGAGATTCTAATCAAGCAGCTGATTTCTGCTGGAGGGATCTCAAACTGCCGAGATACTCAGGCGAGAAGTGCCCTATTGTCTCACCTGAAAGAGGGCCTTGGGGGAAGTCCTGGGACATCATTCCTGATCCCTGATGCAGAGATTTTTCTCTACACTGGAATCGAGAGCACTTTAGACTCCCGTTATGATTCACCGAGTGTCGAACACAGCAGGTGCTTGAGCGAAGTTAGTGAGATCAACTCCTGCAACTCTTTCGGTAATTATAAGATTTCGGGCTCCAAGAAAAGTGTCTCAAGCCGTCTGAAATTCCTCTTTCAATGGCCCAGGCAAAGAAAAGACCGAAGATCCCCGAAGTCAGAGTTGGGAGATGACGACAATGATCCTCTGGATCAGTCAATAAATGCCAGCAGAAACTTGGGTGATTTTCCAATTCCATTGCGGCAACAGTATGCCAAGCAGTCATCCCTTTCGAATAATAAAAGGGTAATGTCGTATCAGAACAGTTTCCCGAGCCCTTACACAAGAAAGAAGTTCACGACGGGACTCATGCATGGGGTAATTCAGCCTAGGCTACATTACATGTCTGCAGATTCTCATCTCAGTTCATACTCAGGATCCCCTGTGTCATCACCTATGGCATCAGCTGATAAAAGGAAGAATGCCGATATTCGTCAGTCCTACAGCGGAAACCTTGAGATGAACAGGAAACAGGGGTCGTTCAATAAGAAACTGATGAACCAGTACCTGTGCTTTGGTGCTCAAAGCCTCGCCGTAGAAAGCAGTGCGAGTGTTCATTAG
- the LOC116211280 gene encoding lysine histidine transporter-like 2: MAQEDTRSNTKGEQSVDDWLPITSSRNAKWWYSAFHNVTAMVGAGVLSLPYAMAELGWGPGVAALLLSWIITLYTLWQMVEMHEMVPGKRFDRYHELGQHAFGEKLGLWIVVPQQLIVEVGVCIVYMVTGGKSLKKFHDTVCPSCTPIKTTYFIIIFASINFVLSHLPNFNSISIVSLAAAVMSLSYSIIAWAASLKKGVQPDVDYSYKASTSTGVMFNFFSALGDVAFAYAGHNVALEIQATIPSTPENPSKKAMWRGVVVAYIVVAICYFPVALIGYWIFGNAVDDNILITLNKPTWLIAAANMFVVVHVIGSYQIYAMPVFDMLETFLVKKMHFKPCFQLRFITRTIYVAFTMVTGIAVPFFGSLLGFFGGFALAPTTYFLPCTMWLAIYKPKKFSLSWFTNWACIIVGVMLVIIAPIGGLRQIIVSSKNYRFFS; encoded by the exons ATGGCCCAAGAAGACACCCGGAGCAACACAAAGGGGGAACAGTCGGTCGACGATTGGCTCCCTATCACCTCTTCGAGGAATGCCAAGTGGTGGTACTCCGCCTTCCACAATGTCACTGCCATGGTTGGGGCCGGTGTCCTCAGCCTTCCCTATGCCATGGCTGAACTTGGATG GGGTCCTGGAGTAGCAGCCCTCCTACTATCATGGATCATTACGCTGTACACATTGTGGCAGATGGTGGAGATGCACGAGATGGTGCCTGGGAAAAGGTTCGACAGGTACCATGAGCTTGGGCAGCACGCATTCGGGGAGAAGCTCGGACTGTGGATCGTGGTTCCCCAGCAGCTGATCGTGGAGGTCGGAGTCTGTATTGTGTACATGGTCACAGGCGGCAAGTCCCTTAAGAAGTTCCATGACACGGTCTGTCCGAGCTGCACCCCCATCAAGACCACGTACTTCATTATCATATTTGCATCGATCAACTTTGTCCTCTCCCACCTTCCCAACTTCAACTCCATTTCCATCGTATCATTGGCCGCTGCAGTCATGTCCTTGAG TTACTCAATAATTGCTTGGGCAGCTTCTCTCAAGAAGGGTGTCCAACCCGATGTGGACTACAGCTACAAGGCCTCGACCAGCACTGGTGTGATGTTCAACTTCTTCAGCGCTCTTGGAGATGTGGCCTTTGCATATGCCGGCCACAATGTGGCGCTTGAGATCCAAGCAACGATCCCTTCGACTCCCGAGAACCCATCCAAGAAGGCCATGTGGAGGGGAGTCGTGGTTGCTTACATAGTTGTGGCCATCTGCTACTTCCCTGTGGCCCTCATTGGGTACTGGATATTCGGTAACGCTGTGGATGATAACATTCTCATCACCCTCAATAAGCCTACCTGGCTCATTGCCGCTGCAAACATGTTTGTCGTCGTCCATGTCATCGGGAGCTACCAG ATATATGCGATGCCGGTGTTTGACATGCTGGAGACGTTCCTTGTCAAGAAAATGCACTTCAAACCTTGTTTCCAGCTCCGTTTCATCACCCGAACTATATATGTTG CATTCACGATGGTCACGGGTATAGCAGTTCCATTCTTTGGCAGCCTTCTGGGATTCTTTGGAGGATTCGCTCTGGCCCCGACCACTTACTTC CTACCATGCACCATGTGGCTTGCCATCTACAAGCCCAAGAAGTTCAGCTTATCCTGGTTCACAAACTGG GCTTGTATAATCGTCGGTGTTATGCTGGTGATTATAGCACCCATCGGTGGGCTGAGGCAGATCATTGTCTCATCAAAGAACTACCGGTTCTTCTCTTAA
- the LOC116211118 gene encoding lysine histidine transporter-like 2 → MAQEETRSNTKGEQSIEDWLPITSSRNAKWWYSAFHNVTAMVGAGVLSLPYAMAELGWGPGVAALLLSWIITLYTLWQMVEMHEMVPGKRFDRYHELGQHAFGEKLGLWIVVPQQLIVEVGVCIVYMVTGGKTLKKFHDTVCPSCTPIKTTYFIIIFASVNFVLSHLPNFNSISIVSLAAAVMSLSYSIIAWAASLKKGVLPDVDYSYKASTSTGVMFNFFSALGDVAFAYAGHNVVLEIQATIPSTPENPSKKAMWRGVVVAYVVVAICYFPVALIGYWIFGNAVDDNILITLNKPEWLIATANMFVVVHVIGSYQVYAMPVFDMMETFLVKKMHFKPCFQLRFITRTVYVAFTMVMAIAVPFFGSLLGFFGGFALAPTTYFLPCIMWLAICKPKKFSLSWFTNWACIVIGIMLVIIGPIGGLRQMIIQSKNYRFFA, encoded by the exons atggcTCAAGAAGAGACTCGGAGCAACACAAAGGGGGAACAGTCGATCGAGGATTGGCTCCCTATCACCTCTTCGAGGAATGCCAAGTGGTGGTACTCCGCCTTCCACAATGTCACTGCCATGGTTGGGGCCGGGGTCCTCAGCCTTCCCTATGCCATGGCTGAACTTGGATG GGGTCCTGGAGTAGCGGCCCTCCTACTATCATGGATCATTACGCTGTACACGTTGTGGCAAATGGTGGAGATGCACGAGATGGTGCCTGGAAAAAGGTTCGACAGGTATCACGAGCTTGGGCAGCATGCATTCGGGGAGAAGCTCGGGCTGTGGATCGTGGTTCCCCAGCAGCTGATCGTGGAGGTCGGAGTCTGTATCGTGTACATGGTCACAGGCGGCAAGACCCTTAAGAAGTTCCATGACACGGTCTGTCCGAGCTGCACCCCTATCAAGACCACGTACTTCATTATCATATTTGCGTCTGTCAACTTTGTCCTCTCCCACCTTCCCAACTTCAACTCCATTTCCATCGTATCATTGGCCGCTGCTGTCATGTCCTTGAG TTACTCAATAATTGCTTGGGCAGCTTCTCTCAAGAAGGGTGTCCTCCCTGATGTGGACTACAGCTACAAGGCCTCGACCAGCACTGGCGTGATGTTCAACTTCTTCAGCGCCCTCGGAGATGTGGCCTTCGCATATGCTGGCCACAATGTGGTGCTTGAGATCCAAGCAACGATCCCTTCGACTCCCGAGAACCCGTCCAAGAAGGCCATGTGGAGGGGAGTCGTGGTTGCTTACGTAGTTGTGGCCATCTGCTACTTCCCTGTGGCCCTCATTGGGTACTGGATATTCGGTAATGCTGTGGATGATAACATTCTCATCACCCTCAATAAGCCTGAATGGCTCATCGCCACTGCGAACATGTTTGTTGTCGTCCATGTCATCGGGAGCTACCAG GTATATGCAATGCCGGTGTTTGACATGATGGAGACGTTCCTTGTCAAGAAAATGCACTTCAAACCTTGTTTCCAGCTCCGTTTCATCACCCGAACTGTATATGTTG CATTCACGATGGTCATGGCTATAGCAGTTCCCTTCTTCGGCAGCCTTCTGGGATTCTTTGGAGGATTCGCTCTGGCCCCAACCACTTACTTC CTACCATGCATTATGTGGCTCGCCATCTGCAAGCCCAAGAAGTTCAGCTTGTCCTGGTTCACAAACTGG GCTTGTATCGTAATCGGCATTATGCTGGTGATTATAGGACCCATCGGTGGGCTGAGGCAGATGATCATCCAATCGAAGAACTACCGGTTCTTCGCTTAA
- the LOC116211119 gene encoding uncharacterized protein LOC116211119 → MNGGMLMVQNPPATSSPPPSPSSPSFFTNYPLLSAFVAFAIAQFIKFFTAWYKEQRWDLKQLVGSGGMPSSHSATVTALAAAIGFQEGFGGTLFATALVLAAVVMYDATGVRLQAGRQAEVLNQIVYELPAEHPLAESRPLRELLGHTPPQVVAGGLLGIITAVVGHLIILACS, encoded by the exons ATGAACGGGGGAATGCTGATGGTTCAGAACCCTCCCGCCACGTCCTCGCCGCCGCCTTCGCCGTCCTCGCCCTCCTTTTTCACGAATTACCCTCTTCTGTCAGCCTTCGTCGCGTTCGCCATTGCCCAATTCATCAAGTTCTTCACCGCCTG GTATAAGGAACAGCGATGGGATCTCAAGCAGCTTGTCGGATCAGGCGGTATGCCTTCCTCCCACTCTGCGACGGTCACTGCTCTTGCAGCCGCCATTGGGTTCCAAGAAGGCTTCGGGGGGACTCTCTTTGCCACTGCGCTTGTCTTAGCAGCCGTT GTGATGTATGATGCCACTGGTGTAAGACTGCAAGCTGGAAGGCAGGCAGAG GTACTGAATCAGATCGTGTATGAGCTCCCTGCTGAACATCCTCTTGCTGAAAGCAGGCCATTGCGTGAACTCCTTGGCCATACTCCTCCTCAG GTCGTCGCTGGTGGATTGCTTGGGATTATTACTGCCGTCGTCGGTCATTTGATCATTCTAGCTTGTAGCTGA
- the LOC116211117 gene encoding uncharacterized protein LOC116211117, translating into MGVFASVRASNGVFRGAGRSKLPSFGYIRRRDLSLSVGKRYGDGSVLPVLIVGAGPVGLVLSILLTKLGVQCAVLEKNRTFSRHPQAHFINNRSMEVFRKLDGLADEIERLQPPVDLWRKFIYCTSLTGSVLGTVDHMQPQDFEKIVSPVSVAHFSQYKLTRLLVEHAKKLDFQICTTESLKGVTDGGAIRGREILMGHECVSIDTSSDNFVGVTVSSLVEGEYKQRDFRCKVLVGADGAGSTVRKLMGIDLRGEKDLQKLVSVHFLSRDLGKYILSERPGMLYFIFNTGAIGVLVAHDLEQGEFVLQIPFYPPQQDINDFSPKICEEIIFKLVGRELLDIDVIDVKPWVMHAEVAEKYVCCDSRILVAGDAAHRFPPAGGFGMNTGIQDAHNLAWKLASVLDGTSSSSLLETYEAERRPIALLNTALSVKNFRAAMSVPSALGLDPKIANSVHRAVNVLPSGIQKAALDGIFSIGRMQLSNFFLNESNPLVSPRLEKLKQIFREGKSLQLQFPAEDLGFRYFKGALIPDKIGGMAPLEPPTGRRRDYVPSADPGSRLPHMNMRVLSNSPEEEIVSTLDLVRADKIEFLLIVAPVEASYHLAHVAFKVAKEFKVSARVCVVWPYDAVGGVEASSKAALAPWENFIDVQEVKRSLTNSLSSSWWSICQMSDRGAILVRPDEHIAWRVKSGIAGDPVQEMKRVFSAVLGVK; encoded by the exons ATGGGGGTTTTTGCTTCCGTTAGGGCTTCCAATGGCGTCTTCAGAGGTGCAGGCAGAAGCAAATTACCCTCATTCGGGTACATTCGAAGACGAGACCTGTCACTCTCTGTTGGCAAACGGTACGGCGACGGTTCGGTGCTTCCAGTCCTGATCGTCGGCGCCGGTCCCGTTGGTTTGGTTCTCTCCATTTTGCTCACGAAACTAG GGGTGCAATGTGCCGTATTGGAGAAGAACAGGACATTTTCTCGGCACCCACAAGCGCACTTCATCAACAACCGTTCCATGGAg GTGTTCCGGAAGTTGGATGGTTTGGCGGATGAAATCGAAAGACTGCAACCACCAGTGGATTTGTGGAGGAAGTTCATATATTGCACTTCGCTCACTGGGTCAGTTCTCGGGACAGTGGATCATATGCAACCCCAAG ATTTTGAGAAAATTGTTAGTCCAGTCTCTGTGGCTCACTTCTCCCAGTACAAGCTGACAAGACTACTagttgagcatgcgaaaaaacTCGACTTCCAGATCTGTACAACGGAAAGTTTGAAGGGTGTTACTGATGGTGGAGCCATCAGGGGAAGAGAAATCCTAATGGGGCATGAGTGTGTTTCCATAGATACTAGTTCGGATAACTTCGTTGGTGTCACTGTTTCTTCTCTCGTGGAAGGGGAATACAAGCAAAGGGACTTCAGATGCAAAGTACTTGTAGGTGCAGATGGTGCAGGAAGTACTGTTAGAAAGCTCATGGGGATTGACTTGAGGGGTGAAAAAGACTTGCAGAAGCTTGTTAGTGTCCATTTCTTGAGCAGGGACCTCGGGAAGTATATTCTCAGTGAGAGGCCTGGAATgttgtattttatatttaatactGGGGCTATCGGTGTTTTAGTTGCCCACGATCTTGAGCAAGGGGAGTTTGTCTTACAG ATTCCATTCTACCCACCGCAGCAGGATATCAATGATTTCAGCCCAAAG ATATGTGAGGAGATAATATTCAAGTTGGTTGGTCGAGAACTCTTGGACATAGATGTGATTGATGTGAAACCATGGGTGATGCATGCTGAAGTTGCTGAGAAGTACGTTTGCTGTGACAGTAGAATCTTAGTTGCCGGTGATGCTGCTCATCGTTTTCCTCCTGCTGGTGGTTTTG GTATGAATACTGGAATTCAAGATGCACATAATCTTGCCTGGAAGTTGGCTTCTGTCTTGGACGGtacttcatcttcttcacttCTTGAGACTTATGAAGCCGAACGTAGACCG ATTGCTCTTTTGAATACTGCCCTAAGTGTTAAGAACTTCAGGGCAGCCATGTCAGTTCCCTCTGCACTGGGCCTCGATCCAAAGATTGCAAACTCAG TACATCGAGCCGTCAATGTTCTGCCTTCAGGTATTCAGAAGGCAGCGTTGGATGGGATTTTCTCTATTGGCCGCATGCAGCTTTCGAATTTCTTTCTAAATGAAAGTAACCCTCTGGTTTCACCAAGGCTTGAGAAACTGAAGCAAATATTTCGTGAGGGAAAGAGCCTTCAACTGCAGTTCCCTGCTGAGGATCTTGGCTTTAG GTACTTCAAAGGTGCACTTATTCCTGACAAAATTGGTGGGATGGCTCCATTAGAACCTCCCACAGGTCGCCGCAGAGACTATGTTCCATCTGCAGACCCGGGATCACGGCTCCCCCACATGAATATGAGGGTATTATCGAATTCCCCAGAAGAG GAGATTGTTTCTACATTAGATCTTGTACGTGCGGACAAGATCGAGTTCCTTCTCATTGTAGCACCAGTAGAGGCTTCCTACCATCTTGCTCATGTTGCGTTTAAGGTAGCCAAAGAATTTAAAGTCTCTGCAAGAGTATGTGTAGTTTGGCCTTATGATGCTGTTGGGGGGGTGGAAGCATCGAGCAAGGCGGCATTGGCACCTTGGGAGAATTTCATAGATGTTCAAGAAGTTAAAAGGAGCCTTACAAATTCATTATCCTCATCCTGGTGGAGCATCTGTCAGATGAGTGACAGAGGAGCGATCTTGGTGAGGCCCGATGAGCACATTGCATGGCGTGTGAAATCGGGGATTGCTGGAGATCCAGTTCAGGAGATGAAGAGGGTGTTTTCTGCAGTCTTAGGTGTGAAATAG